One window of Oncorhynchus masou masou isolate Uvic2021 chromosome 28, UVic_Omas_1.1, whole genome shotgun sequence genomic DNA carries:
- the LOC135517538 gene encoding uncharacterized protein LOC135517538: MYSVDDLLISHGYKLPQKTSTSTPAASPTPPSSYANKRYGDPSSCHQELLEGRSGGGHGTVNGYEIQSGPGVYVYSNSTSTSRRPQPPAPTKGGRDRNSQPQRREADSGNQGDAHSMGDSLTTDSGFYEGPRGVYSHHRGPRDLSYWRRRGQDFSILLDYADFREPRGGGTCRRTEGVQQQQRQEEPPENCQQREKQSWAAQSQAQVQARSRQREAALQQWRMTAVDRKCQSLGTDEWRPAVVSFSCQLSDCEGERWSQAQEQYLQQRHLRTPDGAMVVMGPRNKGKSQSLPRMLQPDSLQYVEMSGSIGSVPGQDVHRKVNGHPVFHYDPYSIYNHNQAGVGDRDRWPENDNRPSSQTSMTSQVSQVSQASQVPKVRYSRPLRPPSYEVHQQTRGSSETLSGEPEAASSPQPQARDRTPLPHPSIGDPRLDYYTQDGGSGTEPPGYIPPPSYPPKRAPRPMRGSHGGHRDYGEVPVNYRYHQMYQQMRGTPDPWFGSRHTGRGGSGPEPHRERSVPHRKQHSTGYSKQQHQPVLGPGIQYIPFDDPRLRHVSRGGNSSLCGRGNSMTDADKIRHIRNSTSSELPSVTVSDHSSDDSAFLSSASTGAPPPLASAPDPASPMPLRSSSDYDNNNNRWQQQQQHCDLHKETGSLDNFPAATSQNCNRYNPKPNQGGPSAFQPPAPALPVCHSSSSDQGFSETTITQVKKIVPGDSGVDNLNRNSKRKAHSETIFCLVSVPIHMQQTNKDSVSAADQNNNENMPASLPSILPIVSVISTEDNQNTVVQSKSENSQSLCSKSLSDMGLKPPSHTSSFTSMRSTRKGPLRKEIVDAWSLQASADKELCYAGSWPGDQYRNQETQTSSPVAMKGTGGTGQPQSPPGGQGQGGQETGHPASDTTMDSGAGTDCSSGSYGVDYPMKGQKNLHLSSNSAFSCLSISPAQPLSLPPQPPPPVPWEGRNQQTSTSRKTGATTSNTIKPPVSANANIQGQVAFGQFLLKPVSRRPWDAIEELESFNKAAGVDVDQVQKKMKVQPRKPSVDQCIDDLDEVYRTIMELSGEDTQQQHQHIAPPHPDPERETVRLPDQRLNNKPNNNIPTIMPRLDSWGPGSTIDPDNREVRSAFSRPQPQSRTSILRLKREDMAPTATLTESTGFRDYNSHNAKGDPRVTYDSRMTYRQELDIPVAKESLLRDVGLTVYTVNGGTIEQGQDCGHPFTLITPLDHNELCQNVQLSRENRDRDFFAKNNQVEVVHISDGTNKEELGSPKVVEGGRKVKKDNVPIVPPRFRGHEPNLNIRRARSENSRSPRGEGSQGTPHTGRLTREAAFAFEDDVYRYSVSSDPLSWRNEATLADIHLETLLIKEKANTIPTEDLSNLYEVKCAKGIPENETMEQRAARILGIDVAPDSLRGMVQERDADQREEEESLQGVVEEREDEVSPQGAVKVREEDRQYRENEGETVISETQEHRDNTETEREAQELSPEGAHAVESLGGVEQKVEEHRDNPENEDETLIGETLKHSPEEDRDKKHVRREYEQVMKVQVSVVTLEEETIEEEEETRGGPSKDDSLSVCEDKHYGGDRERLSHPSMVLDLPEFPPSSLPLSLPVTPDEELALSLLSVGGGGERKGHTGRASPRLSSSKSLGCTDPQVHLDEVFSVSCILIRSLDSGEPEQETETEVVVVVQVEAEQEKDKGMSQGEREEMEEEKLRLESEPEGNEIDRADKREDERIVSGEEKELEEEEELKIEEKEQELTIKVERELKVRMEEEKSGSQVEEDREVQEGEKEPEEEDNTERQVEEEEREPEVKREEERSEESDDEQQQEVRPEPVSRPVKPPLLPKPVPMPRHGGTVAKREITLPLSFSVSSCGSSTTLEEDELLPDSYDPSRVERV; the protein is encoded by the exons gttCTATGAGGGGCCCAGAGGCGTGTATTCTCATCACAGGGGCCCCAGAGACTTGTcctactggaggaggaggggccaGGACTTTAGCATCCTCCTGGACTACGCTGACTTCAGAGAGCCCCGAGGAGGTGGTACCTgtaggaggacagagggggtgcagcagcagcagagacaggAG GAGCCCCCGGAGAACTGCCAGCAGCGTGAGAAGCAGAGCTGGGCAGCCCAGTCCCAAGCTCAGGTCCAGGCCCGCtccaggcagagagaggcagcacTGCAGCAGTGGAGGATGACCGCCGTGGACAGGAAGTGTCAGAGCCTGGGCACGGACGAGTGGCGGCCCGCCGTGGTGAGCTTCTCCTGCCAGCTTTCAGACTGCGAGGGTGAGAGGTGGTCTCAGGCTCAGGAGCAGTATCTGCAGCAGCGCCACCTCCGCACACCGGATGGTGCTATGGTTGTAATGGGTCCCAGGAACAAAGGGAAGTCCCAGTCTCTGCCTAGGATGCTGCAACCGGACAGCCTGCAGTACGTGGAAATGTCTGGGTCTATTGGGTCTGTGCCTGGGCAGGACGTGCACAGGAAGGTCAACGGCCACCCCGTTTTTCATTACGACCCTTACAGCATATATAACCACAACCAGGCCGGggtaggggacagggacaggtggCCTGAGAATGACAACAGACCCTCCAGTCAGACTAGTATGACTAGCCAGGTCAGCCAGGTGAGTCAGGCTTCTCAAGTACCAAAGGTCCGGTACAGCCGTCCCCTGCGACCTCCGTCCTACGAGGTGCATCAGCAGACCCGGGGGAGCTCCGAAACGCTCTCAGGAGAGCCAGAAGCAGCATCAAGCCCCCAGCCCCAGGCCAGGGACAGAACCCCACTTCCTCACCCCAGTATAGGTGACCCCAGGCTGGACTATTATACACAGGATGGAGGGTCTGGCACGGAGCCTCCGGGGTATATCCCTCCCCCATCGTATCCCCCCAAGAGAGCTCCTCGACCTATGAGAGGAAGCCATGGAGGTCACAGGGACTATGGAGAGGTCCCTGTCAACTACAG GTACCACCAGATGTACCAGCAGATGCGTGGGACCCCAGACCCCTGGTTTGGTAGCAGGCACACCGGTAGAGGAGGGTCCGGGCCGGAGCCtcacagagagaggagtgtaCCCCACAGGAAGCAGCACTCTACTGGCTACAGTAAGCAGCAGCACCAGCCGGTCCTGGGTCCTGGCATCCAGTACATCCCCTTCGACGACCCACGCCTCCGACATGTGTCCCGGGGAGGAAACTCGTCTCTATGTGGCCGAGGTAACTCCATGACGGACGCCGACAAGATCCGCCACATCCGTAACTCCACATCCTCCGAGCTTCCCAGTGTCACCGTGTCAGACCACTCGTCTGATGACAGTGCCTTTTTGTCATCCGCTTCCACGGGGGCCCCACCGCCACTTGCCAGCGCGCCAGACCCGGCCAGTCCCATGCCGCTGAGGTCTTCTAGCGACTATGACAATAACAATAACAGgtggcagcaacagcagcagcactgTGATTTGCACAAAGAGACTGGCTCACTAGATAACTTCCCAGCAGCAACTTCCCAAAACTGTAACAGGTATAATCCTAAACCAAACCAAGGTGGTCCCTCTGCCTTCCAGCCACCAGCCCCTGCTCTGCCAGTGTGTCACAGCTCCAGCTCAGATCAGGGCTTCTCAGAAACAACCATCACACAGGTGAAGAAGATAGTTCCAGGAGACTCAGGAGTAGACAACCTCAACAGGAACTCTAAGAGGAAGGCTCACAGTGAGACCATATTCTGCCTGGTGTCTGTCCCCATCCACATGCAACAAACCAATAAAGACTCAGTCTCAGCAGCAGACCAGAACAATAACGAGAATATGCCTGCCAGTCTGCCAAGTATTCTGCCAATCGTGAGCGTCATCTCCACAGAAGACAACCAAAACACTGTGGTCCAATCCAAATCAGAGAACAGCCAAAGCCTCTGTAGCAAGTCGTTATCAGACATGGGTCTCAAACCCCCCTCCCACACCAGCAGCTTCACCTCAATGAGAAGCACCAGGAAGGGTCCTCTGAGGAAGGAGATAGTAGATGCCTGGTCACTCCAGGCCAGTGCTGACAAGGAGCTGTGCTACGCCGGCTCCTGGCCCGGGGACCAGTACAGGAACCAAGAGACCCAGACCAGCTCACCCGTGGCAATGAAGGGTACTGGGGGGACAGGTCAGCCTCAGAGTCCCCCtggaggacagggacagggggggCAGGAGACAGGCCACCCAGCCTCCGATACCACCATGGACAGTGGTGCAGGCACCGACTGCAGCTCCGGCTCGTATGGTGTGGACTATCCCATGAAGGGCCAGAAGAACCTCCACCTGTCCAGCAACAGCGCCTTCTCCTGTCTCAGTATCAGCCCGGCCCAGCCCCTGTCACTCCCACCCCAGCCTCCACCCCCTGTCCCTTGGGAGGGGAGAAACCAACAGACCTCCACATCCAGGAAGACTGGTGCTACCACCTCCAACACCATCAAACCCCCAGTCAGTGCCAATGCTAACATCCAGGGCCAGGTGGCATTCGGCCAGTTCCTGCTGAAGCCGGTGAGCCGGCGGCCGTGGGACGCCATTGAGGAGCTGGAGAGTTTCAACAAGGCTGCAGGCGTAGATGTAGACCAGGTCCAGAAGAAAATGAAGGTCCAGCCCAGGAAACCCAGTGTTGACCAGTGTATAGACGACCTGGACGAGGTCTACAGGACCATCATGGAGCTGAGCGGAGaagacacacaacaacaacatcagcaCATAGCCCCTCCACATCCGGACCCTGAGAGGGAGACGGTTCGCCTTCCAGACCAGCGCCTGAATAACAAACCCAACAACAACATCCCTACCATCATGCCAAGGCTAGACAGTTGGGGCCCTGGCTCTACCATTGACCCAGACAACAGGGAGGTGAGGAGTGCTTTCTCCAGGCCTCAGCCCCAGAGCAGAACTAGCATCCTCAGGCTGAAGAGAGAGGACATGGCTCCCACTGCCACCCTAACAGAGTCCACTGGCTTCCGAGACTACAACTCCCACAATGCTAAAGGTGACCCCAGGGTAACCTATGACTCCAGAATGACCTACAGGCAGGAGCTGGACATCCCCGTCGCCAAGGAGTCTCTACTGAGGGACGTGGGGCTCACGGTCTACACTGTCAATGGAGGCACCATAGAGCAGGGCCAGGATTGTGGCCACCCATTCACACTGATCACACCATTAGACCACAATGAACTATGCCAGAATGTACAGCTATCAagggagaacagagacagagactttTTTGCCAAGAACAACCAGGTTGAGGTTGTGCACATCAGTGATGGCACTAATAAGGAAGAGCTTGGCTCCCCTAaagtagtggagggagggaggaaggtaaaGAAGGATAACGTGCCCATCGTGCCACCCAGATTTAGGGGGCATGAGCCCAATCTGAACATCCGCAGGGCCCGGAGTGAGAACAGCAGGTCGCCCAGAGGTGAAGGGTCACAGGGGACTCCACACACCGGCAGATTGACTAGGGAGGCAGCGTTTGCATTCGAGGATGACGTCTACAGATACAGCGTCAGCTCCGATCCTCTGAGTTGGCGTAACGAGGCTACGTTGGCAGATATACACCTGGAGACCCTGCTGATCAAGGAGAAGGCaaacaccatccccacagaggACCTGAGTAATCTATATGAGGTGAAGTGTGCCAAGGGGATCCCTGAGAACGAGACAATGGAGCAGAGAGCAGCCAGGATATTGGGGATAGATGTAGCCCCCGATTCACTGCGGGGGATGGTCCAGGAGAGAGATgcggaccagagagaggaggaggagtcactGCAGggggttgtagaggagagagaggatgaggtgtcACCACAGGGGGCTGtcaaggtgagagaggaggacaggcagtacagagagaatgagggagaaacTGTCATAAGTGAAACACAGGAgcacagagacaacacagagactgagagagaggcccAGGAACTCAGTCCAGAAGGAGCACATGCTGTGGAATCACTAGGCGGGGTCGAACAGAAAGTGGAGGAGCACAGAGACAACCCAGAGAATGAGGACGAAACTCTAATAGGAGAAACACTGAAGCACAGTccagaagaagacagagataaAAAGCATGTGAGAAGAGAGTACGAGCAAGTGATGAAGGTACAGGTATCCGTGGTTACCTTGGAAGAGGAGACgatagaagaagaggaggagacgagaggaggacCCAGTAAGGATGACAGCTTATCAGTATGTGAGGACAAACATTATggaggagaccgagagagattAAGCCACCCCTCCATGGTGCTGGACCTGCCAGAGTTCCCCCCTAGCAGCCTCCCCTTGTCTCTGCCTGTGACCCCAGACGAGGAGCTGGCCCTTAGCTTGCTGAGtgtgggtggaggaggggagaggaaggggcaCACTGGTCGAGCCTCCCCCAGGCTCTCATCCTCGAAGTCGCTAGGCTGCACAGATCCACAGGTCCACTTGGATGAGGTGTTCTCAGTCTCCTGCATACTTATCAGGAGTTTAGACTCAGGAGAGCCAGAGCAGGAGACAGAGACggaggtagtggtagtagtacaggTAGAGGCTGAGCAGGAGAAAGATAAGGGgatgagccagggagagagagaagagatggaagaggaaaagTTGAGGCTAGAGTCAGAGCCGGAGGGGAACGAGATAGACAGGGCAGAcaagagagaagatgagaggataGTGTCGGGAGAGGAGAaagaactggaggaggaggaggagttgaaAATAGAGGAGAAAGAGCAAGAGTTGACAATCAAGGTGGAGAGAGAGCTAAAGGTgagaatggaggaggagaaaAGTGGGAGTCaggtggaagaggacagagaagtgcaggagggggagaaagaaccagaggaggaggataatacaGAGAGgcaagtggaggaggaagagagagagccagaggtgaaaagagaggaggagaggagtgaagagTCAGATGATGAACAGCAACAGGAGGTTCGGCCAGAGCCGGTGTCCAGGCCAGtgaaacctcctctcctccccaagcCTGTCCCCATGCCTCGGCACGGTGGCACGGTGGCTAAAAGAGAGATCACCCTTCCCCTGAGCTTCAGTGTCTCTTCCTGTGGCTCCTCTACAACCCTAGAGGAGGACGAGCTGCTCCCAG ACTCCTATGATCCTAGTCGAGTGGAGAGAGTGTAG